From the genome of Streptomyces sp. NBC_01317, one region includes:
- a CDS encoding MFS transporter: MSGRAWGVLFVLCGAIFLEGIDVAMLNVALPSIREDLGLSTGTLQWVMSAYVLGYGGFMLLGGRAADLFGRRQMFIFWLVLFLLFSGLGGLATEGWMLITARFVTGVAAAFMTPAGLSIITTSFEEGPKRNKALLVYSGTAAGGFSIGLVVGGLLAAVNWRWVFFAPVILSFLILVTAIALIPKSARPRRDGQPVDLAGAITVTGAILLLVYSVERATHVAAPWTVGTVAASLALFLAFTAIERKSASPLVRLGIFRNSALVRSNIAGLLFAAGFFGFQFIVVLYLQELRDWSTLQTSFAMIVIGIDAVLSPTLTPKLVEKFGNARVIFGGLVLASLSYALFLPVQADWTYAMMFPSLIILGLAFSLAYGPLTIVATEGIEEEEQGVAGGLLYTSFQFGAALGLSSVAAVNIAATDGSSPAAQLDGYQAALVVPLVAALLATVLSAFGLRKRSGAADEPLPQAASVS, from the coding sequence ATGAGCGGGCGCGCCTGGGGCGTGCTGTTCGTGCTGTGCGGCGCGATCTTCCTGGAGGGCATCGACGTAGCGATGCTCAATGTGGCGCTTCCCTCGATCCGTGAGGACCTGGGCCTGTCCACCGGCACGCTCCAGTGGGTCATGAGTGCCTACGTGCTCGGCTACGGCGGCTTCATGCTGCTCGGCGGCCGGGCCGCCGACCTGTTCGGGCGCCGCCAGATGTTCATCTTCTGGCTGGTGCTGTTCCTGCTCTTCTCCGGCCTCGGCGGCCTGGCCACCGAGGGCTGGATGCTGATCACCGCCCGGTTCGTCACCGGTGTCGCGGCGGCCTTCATGACCCCGGCCGGCCTGTCGATCATCACCACCAGCTTCGAGGAGGGCCCCAAGCGCAACAAGGCGCTGCTCGTCTACTCGGGCACCGCCGCCGGCGGTTTCTCCATCGGCCTGGTCGTCGGCGGCCTCCTCGCCGCGGTCAACTGGCGGTGGGTGTTCTTCGCCCCGGTGATCCTCTCCTTCCTGATCCTGGTCACCGCCATCGCCCTCATCCCCAAGTCGGCCCGCCCCCGGCGCGACGGCCAGCCCGTCGACCTGGCCGGCGCCATCACCGTCACCGGCGCGATCCTGCTGCTCGTGTACTCCGTCGAGCGCGCCACCCACGTGGCGGCCCCCTGGACCGTGGGCACGGTCGCCGCCAGCCTGGCGCTGTTCCTCGCCTTCACCGCCATCGAGCGCAAGTCGGCCTCACCGCTGGTGCGGCTCGGGATCTTCCGCAACTCCGCGCTCGTACGCTCCAACATCGCCGGACTCCTCTTCGCGGCCGGGTTCTTCGGCTTCCAGTTCATCGTCGTCCTCTACCTCCAGGAACTGCGCGACTGGTCGACCCTCCAGACCAGCTTCGCGATGATCGTGATCGGGATCGACGCGGTCCTCTCGCCGACACTGACGCCCAAGCTGGTCGAGAAGTTCGGCAACGCCCGGGTGATCTTCGGCGGCCTGGTCCTGGCCTCGCTGTCGTACGCCCTGTTCCTGCCGGTCCAGGCGGACTGGACGTACGCGATGATGTTCCCGAGCCTGATTATCCTCGGTCTCGCCTTCTCCCTGGCGTACGGCCCGCTCACCATCGTCGCCACCGAGGGCATCGAGGAGGAGGAACAGGGCGTCGCCGGCGGCCTGCTCTACACCTCCTTCCAGTTCGGAGCGGCCCTGGGGCTCTCCTCGGTGGCCGCGGTCAACATCGCCGCCACCGACGGATCCTCGCCCGCCGCCCAGCTCGACGGTTACCAGGCCGCCCTGGTCGTCCCCCTGGTCGCGGCCCTGCTGGCCACGGTGCTCAGCGCCTTCGGCCTGCGCAAGCGCTCCGGCGCCGCCGACGAGCCCCTCCCGCAGGCCGCCTCCGTCTCGTAA
- a CDS encoding NmrA family NAD(P)-binding protein, whose amino-acid sequence MTDKTVLVLGGTGKTGRRLVSRLTQRGARVRAASRSGDVRFDWDDRNTWEPALQGADAAYIVDMQDKPGTWDAETHIRELAELAVESKVRRLVLLQARVTDPVGGKSLIAGEKAVKESGAEWTVLRPNWFHQNFDEGVLLDGVKDGELRLPAGDGLEPFVDADDVAAVAAAALLDDGHTGHTYELSGPRAISLGEATDTISAAVGRTVRYVHVDHQDYVDELVQYEVPADYALFVADLVAQIRDNKNSVPTDTVRRVLGREPRDFTDFVADAAARGAWNL is encoded by the coding sequence ATGACCGACAAGACCGTTCTCGTCCTGGGAGGGACCGGCAAGACCGGCCGCCGCCTGGTGAGCCGGCTCACCCAGCGCGGCGCGCGCGTCCGCGCCGCGAGCAGATCCGGCGACGTGCGTTTCGACTGGGACGACCGCAACACCTGGGAACCCGCCCTCCAGGGCGCCGACGCCGCCTACATCGTCGACATGCAGGACAAGCCCGGCACCTGGGACGCGGAGACCCACATCCGTGAACTCGCCGAACTCGCCGTGGAGTCCAAGGTCCGCCGCCTGGTGCTGCTCCAGGCGCGCGTGACCGACCCGGTGGGCGGCAAGTCCCTGATCGCCGGCGAAAAGGCGGTCAAGGAGTCCGGCGCGGAGTGGACCGTACTGCGCCCCAACTGGTTCCACCAGAACTTCGACGAGGGTGTCCTGCTGGACGGCGTCAAGGACGGCGAACTGCGGCTTCCCGCAGGCGACGGCCTGGAACCCTTCGTGGACGCCGACGACGTGGCCGCGGTCGCCGCCGCCGCGCTCCTGGACGACGGGCACACCGGCCACACCTACGAACTGAGCGGTCCGCGCGCGATCAGCCTCGGCGAGGCGACCGACACGATCAGCGCCGCCGTCGGCCGCACCGTCCGCTACGTCCACGTCGACCACCAGGACTACGTCGACGAACTCGTCCAGTACGAGGTCCCCGCCGACTACGCCCTCTTCGTCGCCGACCTCGTCGCGCAGATCCGCGACAACAAGAACTCCGTCCCCACCGACACCGTGCGCCGCGTCCTTGGCCGCGAACCGCGCGACTTCACCGACTTCGTGGCGGACGCGGCGGCCCGCGGGGCATGGAACCTCTGA
- a CDS encoding winged helix-turn-helix transcriptional regulator, with translation MEEGTLKSPTHCTGTDGDYDILQWDTREGCEVRQILDRVADKWSLLVIALLERRTLRFTELRRRIEGISQRMLTVTLRQLERDGLVRRTVHPVVPPRVDYELTPLGATLHDTIQALVAWTEAHQHEIAVARGEYDQRAKLESRAS, from the coding sequence ATGGAAGAAGGCACTTTAAAGTCACCGACGCACTGCACGGGTACCGATGGGGACTACGACATCCTCCAGTGGGACACGCGGGAGGGCTGCGAGGTACGGCAGATCCTCGACCGCGTCGCCGACAAGTGGTCGCTGCTGGTCATAGCACTGCTGGAACGGCGGACCCTGCGCTTCACGGAACTGCGCCGCAGGATCGAGGGGATCAGCCAGCGGATGCTGACGGTGACACTGCGTCAGCTCGAACGGGACGGGCTCGTCCGCCGGACCGTACACCCCGTGGTGCCTCCCCGGGTGGACTACGAACTCACTCCTCTGGGGGCGACGCTCCACGACACCATCCAGGCCCTGGTGGCGTGGACGGAGGCGCACCAGCACGAGATCGCGGTCGCCCGCGGTGAGTACGACCAGCGTGCGAAGCTCGAGTCCCGGGCATCCTGA
- a CDS encoding acyl-CoA dehydrogenase family protein yields MTTTDSAVAAVLDEVTGLAATLRESGPEAEERRWIPEANIELLDKAGVFRLSVPRRFGGLEAPLADQVRILTEISRADTATGWVAMIWVSSSWVPSQFSDQAQEEVYASGSARVSTGFAPSGTLTPAEGGYTLSGSWKWISGSRGANWALLSALLTGPDGTPAPYAALVPFSELSIADDWHASSAAGTGSSTVTADNVTVPAHRVAFLIDVLSGATGDRSNTGATGRNYPFIPFFMAQGASAYIGIAKGAYDLFLDRLPGRGITYTSWTDQSQSPVTQIQVATAANKLAAAEGLQEGWLSLIQKHADAGTQPSVEERAAVRGRAAYAIQLAKEAVDELFEASGASVIMRDVPFQRFHRDIRGLALHALFAFNTNQEVHGRSILGLAPDTPFL; encoded by the coding sequence ATGACTACGACGGACAGCGCCGTCGCCGCGGTTCTCGACGAGGTCACCGGTCTGGCCGCGACGCTTCGGGAGAGCGGTCCCGAAGCCGAGGAACGCCGTTGGATCCCGGAAGCCAACATCGAACTGCTCGACAAGGCCGGCGTGTTCCGCCTGTCGGTGCCCCGCCGCTTCGGCGGACTCGAGGCACCGCTCGCCGACCAGGTCAGGATCCTCACCGAGATATCCCGCGCCGACACGGCCACCGGCTGGGTGGCGATGATCTGGGTGTCCAGCTCATGGGTTCCCAGCCAGTTCTCCGACCAGGCGCAGGAGGAGGTCTACGCGAGCGGCTCCGCCCGCGTCTCCACCGGCTTCGCCCCCTCGGGCACCCTCACCCCCGCCGAGGGCGGCTACACCCTCAGCGGATCCTGGAAATGGATCTCCGGCTCCCGCGGCGCCAACTGGGCGCTCCTGTCGGCCCTGCTCACCGGACCGGACGGGACCCCCGCCCCCTACGCGGCCCTCGTGCCGTTCTCCGAACTGAGCATCGCCGACGACTGGCACGCCTCCTCCGCGGCCGGCACCGGCAGCTCCACCGTCACCGCCGACAACGTGACCGTGCCCGCCCACCGGGTGGCCTTCCTGATCGACGTGCTCTCGGGCGCCACGGGCGACCGCTCCAACACCGGTGCCACCGGCCGCAATTACCCGTTCATTCCCTTCTTCATGGCCCAGGGCGCCTCGGCGTACATCGGGATCGCCAAGGGCGCCTACGACCTGTTCCTGGACCGGCTGCCGGGCCGCGGCATCACGTACACCTCGTGGACCGACCAGAGCCAGTCACCGGTGACGCAGATCCAGGTCGCCACGGCCGCCAACAAGCTCGCGGCCGCCGAGGGCCTCCAGGAGGGCTGGCTGAGCCTGATCCAGAAGCACGCCGACGCCGGCACCCAGCCCTCCGTCGAGGAACGGGCCGCGGTACGCGGCAGGGCGGCGTACGCGATCCAGCTCGCCAAGGAGGCCGTGGACGAGCTCTTCGAGGCCAGCGGCGCCTCGGTCATCATGCGCGACGTGCCCTTCCAGCGCTTCCACCGCGACATCCGGGGGCTCGCGCTGCACGCGCTGTTCGCGTTCAACACCAACCAGGAAGTACACGGGCGCTCGATCCTCGGCCTCGCCCCCGACACCCCCTTCCTGTGA
- a CDS encoding AfsR/SARP family transcriptional regulator — MRFGVLGPLEVWSAEGSLVPVPEVKVRTLLADLLAHHGEVVPKGRLIEDLWGGSAYTARPTSSLQAKVSQLRRALENAETGARSLIAHQAPGYTIDIPAQALDVGRFRALVAEARTCDEPREKVTVLTEALSLWRGPAFADFADQPFVRSAAATLEEERLAAVEVYAETRLELGEHSALVGELTALVERFPLREGLRVVQMRTLYRAGRPSEALDSYADLRRRLDEELGLMPGPALDALQQAILRHDPQLARPDSRPAPATAARARTNLTASVSTLVGRDEAMDEVRRLISHRRLVTLTGPGGVGKTRLATAIVDGLTAQFPDGTWLVELAGARAPERTIGPEPLAERIMAVLGIRESASDSPAAGATQRLAGILASQRLVLILDSCEYAIDDVARLAGPLLDSAPGLHILATSQEPLRISGETLWPVPSLGLPPSGEERFETVLASSAVRLFVERVRATDPDFSPDAATVRRIAGICRRLDGIPLALELAATRVRALGVDELYDRLDDRFRILTSGYRDAPHRHRTLQATIDWSWSLLDTRGQTVLRRLSVFAEGCDLEAAEQVCSGTGMTAQDVVDALAVLVDRSLALRSDSPAGARYRLLESVAAYSQQRLGESGESHDLAARHLRYYTELAERAQPHLHGRDQRRWLRRLDAEAANFQRALQEARRTEDAHRALRLANALSWYRFLRGRLGEARRALATALAVDSEATGGKAVPAERAEAACWHAGFSMLLGEGVSDPGPPAARGGPAGHEVGQVRAEWFLGAAHWSVGVLSAGEDGVRRALHNSRALHDSWGTAAALSSRAALALARGDLDALRDNALEARAQFTELGEQWGQLKAAEVLSVLAEINGNYEQAEQLHREGLRIAEALELWPEVSRQLSGLGRIAILEWRYREAEDFHTRAQRLAVEQGNRPAEQFAALGLALGARREGNLDVAEARLRPWLTWNRSRYDAPGLALVLAELGFIAEQRVDAAQALTLHQDGLATATATGDPRAVALALEGLAGAHSLAGRWERAARLLGTAAATRRRTGAPQPPAEQADVERIAARLRNVLGEEAYAVQFSVGERTDHVTQAAAEMERSPSPKPPDTTPAGRPPDTR, encoded by the coding sequence ATGCGATTCGGGGTGCTGGGCCCACTGGAGGTGTGGAGCGCCGAGGGGAGCCTGGTGCCGGTTCCCGAGGTGAAGGTCCGTACGCTCCTCGCGGACCTCCTCGCCCACCACGGCGAAGTCGTACCCAAAGGACGGCTCATCGAAGACCTCTGGGGCGGCTCCGCCTACACCGCCCGCCCCACCTCATCCTTACAGGCCAAAGTCTCACAACTGCGCCGGGCCCTGGAGAACGCCGAAACCGGAGCCCGCTCCCTCATCGCCCACCAGGCACCCGGATACACCATCGACATACCGGCCCAGGCACTGGACGTCGGCCGGTTCCGCGCCCTGGTCGCCGAAGCCCGCACCTGCGACGAACCCCGCGAGAAGGTCACCGTCCTGACCGAAGCCCTGTCCCTGTGGCGCGGCCCCGCCTTCGCCGACTTCGCCGACCAGCCCTTCGTACGCTCCGCCGCGGCCACCCTGGAGGAAGAACGCCTCGCCGCGGTCGAAGTCTACGCGGAAACCCGCCTGGAACTGGGCGAACACAGCGCCCTGGTCGGCGAACTCACCGCCCTGGTCGAGCGCTTCCCCCTCAGAGAAGGCCTGCGCGTCGTACAGATGCGCACCCTCTACCGGGCCGGACGCCCCTCCGAAGCACTCGACAGCTACGCCGACCTGCGCCGCCGCCTCGACGAGGAACTGGGCCTGATGCCAGGACCCGCGCTCGACGCCCTCCAACAGGCGATCCTGCGCCACGACCCCCAACTCGCCCGGCCCGACTCCCGACCCGCCCCCGCCACCGCCGCCCGCGCCCGCACCAACCTCACCGCCTCCGTCAGCACCCTGGTCGGCAGGGACGAGGCCATGGACGAGGTGCGCCGGCTCATCTCACACCGCCGCCTGGTAACCCTCACCGGCCCCGGCGGAGTCGGCAAGACCCGGCTGGCCACCGCCATCGTCGACGGCCTCACCGCCCAATTCCCCGACGGGACCTGGCTGGTGGAACTGGCCGGCGCCCGCGCCCCGGAACGCACCATCGGACCGGAACCACTCGCCGAACGGATCATGGCCGTACTGGGAATCAGGGAATCCGCCTCCGACAGCCCCGCCGCCGGAGCCACCCAGCGCCTCGCCGGCATCCTCGCCTCCCAGCGCCTCGTCCTCATCCTGGACAGCTGCGAATACGCGATCGACGACGTGGCACGCCTCGCGGGCCCCCTCCTCGACAGCGCCCCGGGCCTCCACATCCTCGCCACCAGCCAGGAACCCCTGCGCATCAGCGGCGAGACACTCTGGCCCGTGCCCTCCCTCGGCCTCCCGCCCTCCGGCGAGGAACGGTTCGAGACCGTCCTCGCCTCCAGCGCCGTACGACTGTTCGTCGAACGGGTCCGCGCCACCGACCCCGACTTCTCACCCGACGCCGCCACCGTCCGCAGGATCGCCGGGATATGCCGGCGCCTCGACGGCATCCCCCTCGCCCTCGAACTGGCCGCCACCCGCGTCCGGGCCCTGGGCGTGGACGAACTCTACGACCGGCTCGACGACCGCTTCCGCATACTCACCAGCGGATACCGCGACGCACCCCACCGCCACCGCACCCTCCAGGCCACCATCGACTGGAGCTGGAGCCTGCTGGACACCCGCGGACAGACCGTCCTGCGCAGACTCTCCGTCTTCGCCGAAGGCTGCGACCTCGAAGCGGCCGAACAAGTCTGCTCCGGCACCGGCATGACGGCCCAGGACGTGGTCGACGCACTCGCCGTGCTCGTGGACCGCTCACTGGCACTCAGGAGCGACAGCCCCGCCGGCGCACGCTACCGCCTCCTGGAATCCGTCGCCGCCTACAGCCAGCAGCGCCTCGGCGAATCCGGCGAGTCCCACGACCTGGCCGCCCGCCACCTGCGCTACTACACCGAACTGGCCGAACGCGCCCAACCCCACCTCCACGGCCGCGACCAGCGCCGCTGGCTGCGCCGCCTCGACGCGGAGGCCGCCAACTTCCAGCGCGCGCTCCAGGAAGCAAGGCGCACCGAGGACGCCCACCGCGCGCTGCGCCTGGCCAACGCGCTCAGCTGGTACCGGTTCCTGCGCGGCCGCCTCGGCGAGGCCCGCAGGGCACTGGCGACCGCGCTGGCCGTCGACAGCGAGGCCACCGGCGGCAAAGCGGTCCCCGCCGAACGGGCCGAGGCAGCCTGCTGGCACGCCGGCTTCTCCATGCTGCTGGGCGAGGGCGTCTCGGACCCCGGGCCCCCCGCCGCCCGCGGCGGCCCGGCCGGGCACGAGGTGGGACAGGTCAGGGCCGAGTGGTTCCTCGGCGCCGCCCACTGGAGCGTGGGCGTCCTGTCCGCCGGCGAGGACGGCGTACGGCGCGCCCTCCACAACTCCCGCGCCCTGCACGACAGCTGGGGCACCGCCGCGGCCCTCAGCAGCCGCGCCGCCCTGGCCCTGGCCCGCGGCGACCTCGACGCCCTGCGCGACAACGCCCTCGAAGCCCGCGCCCAGTTCACCGAACTCGGAGAACAATGGGGACAGCTGAAGGCCGCCGAAGTACTGAGCGTACTGGCCGAGATCAACGGCAACTACGAACAGGCCGAACAACTCCACCGCGAAGGCCTGCGCATCGCCGAGGCCCTCGAACTGTGGCCCGAGGTCTCCCGCCAGCTCTCCGGACTCGGCCGCATCGCCATCCTCGAATGGCGCTACCGCGAGGCCGAGGACTTCCACACCCGCGCCCAGCGCCTCGCCGTCGAGCAGGGCAACCGGCCCGCCGAGCAGTTCGCCGCCCTCGGCCTGGCCCTCGGCGCCCGGCGCGAGGGCAACCTGGACGTCGCCGAGGCCCGGCTGCGCCCCTGGCTCACCTGGAACCGCAGCCGCTACGACGCCCCGGGCCTGGCCCTCGTACTGGCCGAACTGGGCTTCATCGCGGAGCAACGCGTGGACGCCGCACAAGCCCTGACACTGCATCAGGACGGCCTGGCCACCGCCACGGCCACCGGCGACCCCCGCGCCGTGGCCCTGGCACTCGAAGGCCTCGCCGGCGCCCACTCCCTGGCCGGCCGGTGGGAAAGGGCGGCCAGACTCCTGGGCACGGCCGCCGCCACCAGACGGCGCACAGGCGCACCCCAGCCGCCCGCCGAACAGGCCGATGTGGAGCGCATCGCGGCGCGCCTGCGCAACGTGCTCGGCGAGGAGGCGTACGCCGTGCAGTTCTCGGTGGGGGAGCGGACGGACCATGTGACCCAGGCCGCCGCCGAGATGGAACGCTCCCCCTCTCCCAAGCCCCCTGACACCACACCGGCCGGCCGGCCCCCGGACACCCGGTAA